One window of Acanthochromis polyacanthus isolate Apoly-LR-REF ecotype Palm Island chromosome 19, KAUST_Apoly_ChrSc, whole genome shotgun sequence genomic DNA carries:
- the LOC110955440 gene encoding neurexophilin-1-like, with product MEIFAHHCFVWILLKGTFCLLVLGQHQTQSNFTFTERAAPQVHTNKEDSSHNNWVLQTRSLTQNTKLPVNPFIPLSKQGLWEILGGNSQSSTDQSLKIKLQSITKVHGAAKLSRTFSWGDFYSNIKTVKLNLLIMGKIVDHGNGSLGVYFRHNSTGVGNVSVSLVPPKKEVEFDLERQSVVNPKDSKTFNCRVDYEKTERNKKVMLCNYDPSKTCAQEQTQSHVTWMCSKPFQVICIYVSFYSTDYRLVQKVCPDYSSQSPAYLPTG from the exons ATGGAGATTTTTGCCCATCACTGCTTTGTTTGGATCCTTCTGAAAGGAACCTTCTGTCTG ttGGTTCTCGGGCAACACCAGACACAGAGCAACTTCACCTTCACAGAGAGAGCAGCTCCTCAAGTCCACACAAACAAGGAGGATTCATCACACAACAACTGGGTGCTTCAGACCAGGAGTCTGACTCAGAACACCAAACTCCCCGTCAATCCCTTCATCCCTCTTTCCAAGCAGGGACTGTGGGAAATTCTTGGAGGAAACTCACAGTCCAGCACCGACCAATCCTTAAAGATAAAGCTTCAGTCCATCACCAAAGTTCACGGAGCAGCTAAACTGTCCAGGACGTTCAGTTGGGGGGATTTTTACTCAAACATCAAGACAGTCAAGCTGAATCTGCTGATAATGGGGAAGATAGTGGACCACGGGAACGGATCTCTGGGCGTCTACTTCCGCCACAACTCCACAGGCGTGGGCAACGTGTCCGTCAGTCTAGTCCCGCCCAAGAAAGAGGTGGAGTTCGACCTGGAGCGCCAGAGTGTGGTCAACCCCAAAGACTCGAAGACGTTCAACTGCAGGGTGGACTACGAGAAAACGGAACGCAACAAAAAGGTGATGCTGTGCAACTATGACCCGTCCAAGACGTGCGCACAGGAACAAACCCAGAGCCACGTCACCTGGATGTGCTCCAAACCTTTCCAGGTCATCTGCATCTACGTGTCCTTCTACAGCACAGACTACAGGCTGGTTCAGAAAGTCTGTCCGGACTACAGCTCCCAGAGTCCAGCCTACCTGCCCACGGGTTAA